The genomic window AGAATCCATGAGCGATCAATTGATTGATCAAGCTTTGGTGGAAATTCCAGGTTACCGCAAATTGCCCCTGACCAAGCAACAATTGGCTCAACGGGTGCTGATTACCGTTCATGCCTTCGGAATGGATTTGGATGAGGAAGAACCCCATTTTTACCGTACCCACCTCGAAGAAGGGGCTTACCAACGCGCCATGCAAGGCCTACCAATCGATGATTTTGAGCAATTGGTGTTGCTCTGGCATCGCCGTGGCATCGAAATGCTCATGGCCAAATTCGCGCAACCAGCTGAGCATGTCGCCCTTTTACGCCAAACCTTAAAAGTTATTCAATCGGGGCTAGCTGGGTTATATCGCGGCTATGATCGGGCACGAATCGGCCAACTCGACCGCCAACAGGCAATTTTGAGCGAATTGGCACTCCCGATTATTCCAGTCTATAAGCATATTTTGGCAGTTCCGCTGATTGGGGTTATCGATAGCAGCCGTGCTCAGCAAATGATCGAGCGCCTGCTCGATGAAATTACCAATCTTAAGGCTCAAATGGTCATCCTCGATCTCACCGGTGTACCATTAATTGATACTGGCGTGGCCCACCATTTGCTTAAAACCGTGCATTCGGCTCGTTTGCTCGGTGCACGGGTGATTATCGTGGGGATTCGCGGCGAAATTGCCCAAACTATGGTGCATTTAGGCATCGACCTCAGCGAAATTACGACCCGCGCCAA from Chloroflexota bacterium includes these protein-coding regions:
- a CDS encoding STAS domain-containing protein, whose product is MSFGSVFIAMEESMSDQLIDQALVEIPGYRKLPLTKQQLAQRVLITVHAFGMDLDEEEPHFYRTHLEEGAYQRAMQGLPIDDFEQLVLLWHRRGIEMLMAKFAQPAEHVALLRQTLKVIQSGLAGLYRGYDRARIGQLDRQQAILSELALPIIPVYKHILAVPLIGVIDSSRAQQMIERLLDEITNLKAQMVILDLTGVPLIDTGVAHHLLKTVHSARLLGARVIIVGIRGEIAQTMVHLGIDLSEITTRANLQAGVEYALACTGFAIRPL